In Plasmodium gaboni strain SY75 chromosome 14, whole genome shotgun sequence, one genomic interval encodes:
- a CDS encoding putative U1 snRNA associated protein, with amino-acid sequence MEEMRSLLDSLMGKDRNETDSKKKYSFKDENVCKYYLIDFCPHDLFPNTKSDIGRCKNIHSDILKEQLEKHEDYKYYLAKYQQMFMKTLERIIDVADMKIVKTKEKLKHMSNTSNNTSDKKTKIESINSHICDLLKQSEEAGEKGDLNKATSFNNQITMLQEEIKRLTEEMEKSNDGNLKVCETCGAMQAAGDMVQRFENHINGKQHLGFDKIRNTLNKLKEEIKEREEIIEKYRKTRYHSSDNHHSKRDRHHHRDYHDRRSSRHKKSSERYHRSHHSNKRSRKRSHSNRSKSSSVHHSNKRSRKRSHSDRSKSSSVHNSSDKHRRRSVKYDKEDN; translated from the exons ATGGAAGAAATGAgat CTTTGTTAGATTCCCTTATGGGAAAGGACAGAAATGAAACTgattcaaaaaaaaaatattcatttaaagatgaaaat gtatgcaaatattatttaattgaTTTTTGCCCTCATGATTTATTTCCCAACACCAAGAGTGATATAGGAAG gtgcaaaaatattcattcagatatattaaaagaacAATTGGAAAAACATGAAgattataaatattatttagCTAAATATCAGCAGATGTTTATGA AAACCTTGGAAAGGATTATAGATGTTGCTGATATGAAAATAGTAAAGACgaaagaaaaattaaaacatatgTCAAATACATCAAATAATACTTCtgataaaaaaacaaa AATTGAAAGTATAAATAGTCATATATGTGATTTGTTAAAGCAATCGGAAGAAGCCGGGGAAAAG GGAGATTTAAATAAGGCTACTAGCTTTAATAATCAAATCACCATGCTTCAAGAAGAAATTAAGAGGTTAACTGAAGAAATGGAGAAATCAAACGATGGAAATTTAAAG gTTTGTGAAACATGTGGAGCTATGCAAGCTGCTGGAGATATGGTGCAACGTTTTgaaaatcatataaatgGAAAACAACATTTAGGTTTCgataaaataagaaatacgttaaataaattaaaagaagaaataaagGAGAGAGAGGaaattatagaaaaatatagGAAAACAAGATACCATAGTAGTGATAATCATCATTCAAAAAGAGATAGACATCATCATAGAGATTATCATGATAGAAGAAGTTCAAGACATAAGAAGTCATCAGAAAGATATCATAGAAGTCATCATTCAAATAAAAGATCAAGAAAAAGATCACATTCAAATAGAAGTAAATCAAGTAGTGTTCATCATTCAAATAAAAGATCAAGAAAAAGGTCTCATTCAGATAGAAGTAAATCAAGTAGTGTTCATAATTCAAGTGACAAACATAGGAGACGTTCAGttaaatatgataaagaagacaattaa
- a CDS encoding putative dynactin subunit 4, giving the protein MKNRVYLLVDDKLFKLKELYFCVICSEIKNDYNIKNEIEYYFCNGCTQIYSVNESSFYSYECLRCFQCPFCFSTLITCHELVDETKFNINHKECYNSSANMENGFSEEEIELINNTSKRKNNKIYTDEKVTFHNESITNNGNNMKNMFYFKCPYCLWSSINTSCKPKLDELIADMIDLEKKNNAFRLQFENILDEFMKYNEELKKQNKKKNKIKNYDQKKSNVTIKNRDYIKSENDENNNELLQLKNHHSIFYLNNNSNNNILICNKPNIKIDKIKMTDILNDEHVKLKNNFPNIYEIQNDNITFLNSTCLQHYFDEHMKNELNKNINDKENGSNDETYNDYNIKKNNKIENKTLSNIIIDSKKYPSLEHTYIYPYNYYKSFEELKPLRKKLLCKQSKRCNGCKQHVVKLHNNTNLGCTYRLNNNALKFIPRIYINDFKLIKKENGILNFILINPLEEEMNIKLLPEIDYHFLKSLHINNIQPNCLCNSHETFEFYINTYDEILDELIKNDEKNNITNIITTKHTIIKKQNNMALIIMTFIYNEQIMNSNIYKEDKNNNHVINYMPIQNNTNSIDKIEKLNFPIILECSFSDKSKKNHKLKLNLLFTNNIKTKIFHQYALN; this is encoded by the coding sequence ATGAAAAATCGGGTGTACTTATTGGTTGATGATAAgttatttaaattaaagGAATTATACTTTTGTGTTATATGTTctgaaattaaaaatgattataatattaagaaCGAAattgaatattatttttgcAATGGATGTACACAAATATATAGTGTTAATGAAAGTTCCTTTTATTCTTATGAATGTTTAAGATGTTTTCAATGTCCATTTTGTTTCAGCACGTTAATAACATGTCATGAATTAGTAGACGAAacaaaatttaatataaatcataaaGAATGTTATAATAGTAGTGCTAATATGGAAAATGGTTTCTCTGAAGAAGAAAtagaattaataaataatacaagtaaaagaaaaaacaataaaatatatactgATGAGAAGGTGACATTCCATAATGAATCCATAACAAATAATGGAAACAATATGAAGAAcatgttttattttaaatgtCCTTATTGTTTGTGGTCATCTATTAATACAAGTTGTAAACCTAAGCTGGATGAATTGATAGCTGATATGATAGAtttggaaaaaaaaaataatgcCTTCAGATTACaatttgaaaatatattagatgaatttatgaaatataatgaagaattaaagaaacaaaataaaaagaaaaataaaataaaaaattatgatcaaaaaaaatcaaatgtaacaataaaaaatagGGATTATATCAAATCagaaaatgatgaaaataataatgaacTACTCCAATTAAAAAATCATCATTCGATTTTTTAtcttaataataatagtaataataatatattaatatgtaataaaCCAAATATAAAGATAGACAAGATAAAAATGACAGACATTTTAAATGATGAACACGTCAAGttgaaaaataattttcctaatatatatgaaatacaaaatgataatataacttttttaaattcaaCATGTTTACAACATTACTTTGATGAGCATATGAAAAATGAgttaaataaaaatattaatgataagGAAAATGGCTCAAACGATGAAACATACAACgattataatataaaaaaaaataacaaaatagAGAATAAAACCTTATctaatataattattgaTTCTAAAAAATATCCTTCACTTgaacatacatatatatatccatataattattacaAAAGTTTTGAAGAATTGAAACCTctgagaaaaaaattattatgcAAACAATCAAAAAGATGTAATGGATGTAAACAACATGTTGTGAAACTTCATAATAACACAAATTTAGGATGTACCTATCGCCTTAATAATAATGCTTTAAAATTCATACcaagaatatatattaatgattttaaattaataaagaaagaaaatggaattcttaattttattttaattaatcctcttgaagaagaaatgaatataaaacTATTACCAGAAATAgattatcattttttaaaaagtctacatataaataatatacaacCTAATTGTTTATGTAATAGCCACGAAACCTTCgaattttatattaacaCTTATGATGAAATTTTAGATGAACTgattaaaaatgatgaaaaaaataatatcactaatattataacaaCCAAACATacaattataaaaaagcaaaataatatggccttaataataatgacttttatatataatgagcaaataatgaattcaaatatatataaggaagataaaaataataatcatgttataaattatatgcCCATTCAAAATAATACTAATTCAATAGACAAAATAGAGAAATTAAATTTTCCCATAATTCTTGAATGTTCTTTTTCAGATAAATCcaaaaaaaatcataaattaaaattaaaccttctttttacaaataatattaaaacGAAAATATTTCATCAATATGCTcttaattaa
- a CDS encoding hypothetical protein (conserved Plasmodium protein, unknown function), producing MTLIRKVKKNVLQTFRELYNRGKQLNIHKTTFLSQTYEKNCWRKTRLREEKVYHKKYKFLKHAYDVVNYGIDKKLKFQIEEKNIIEEDSYLPEQTNIIQNEKNIKKNVNHIDNERKYILNYLENMNSKYNKNYKQISQLYYNVMNKNIILKKNEFLKKYKNLYNPTDLTIIYYYLKKFQLLTNKKKKLTNKIQILNSRKNIFDKVNYSFSLRKLEDMFYTHGKKINVL from the coding sequence atgacTTTGATAAGAAAAGTGAAGAAGAATGTTTTACAAACATTCAGGGAATTATATAATCGAGGAAAACAACTGAACATACACAAAACAACATTTTTAAGTCAAActtatgaaaaaaattgttGGAGAAAAACAAGACTTCGTGAAGAAAAAGTgtatcataaaaaatacaaatttttaaaacatgCTTATGATGTAGTAAATTATGGAattgataaaaaattgaaatttcaaattgaagaaaaaaatataattgaAGAAGATTCATATTTACCTGAACAAACCAATATTATACAGAATGAAaaaaacattaaaaaaaatgttaatcatattgataatgaaagaaaatatattttaaattacttagaaaatatgaacagtaaatataataaaaattataaacaaatttcacaattatattataatgtaatgaataaaaatattatattaaaaaaaaacgaatttttaaaaaaatataaaaatttatataaccCGACAGATCTAActataatttattattatttaaagaaattTCAATTATTGactaataaaaaaaaaaagttaactaataaaattcaaatattaaattcacgaaaaaatatatttgacAAAGTTAATTATTCATTCTCATTACGTAAGTTAGAAGATATGTTTTATACCCATGGTAAAAAGATAAATGTCTTATAA
- a CDS encoding hypothetical protein (conserved Plasmodium protein, unknown function), protein MTNKKNVIETTNLKQNYNDDKSNVWKVHDLKYDEKIYNKNNFKNDCFSFFKNIKIVDNDKSVLSNICCTNNYLFVSTFNKVYIFNFDNILNLIRGNANQINNHIINNTTIDNKKSMDEQETEQMDSIYVNNDNSDVLKLKDVYKKNTFFNDEESSSDDDEKNTLFEMNTFYKLLKKCYNENVVTQNSIKKFYSNNQQNETKNNKEDNNKNMNMQIGNSSNSSNPFGNKKNNDDSVIEINNYKSKTEELESKIEKLKKDLNKKNNNNNNNNNKYNYNYNSRNLIHFNNLNIDIFNNIGFREEYLYYDNYVDSSSNKKKKNIKDEEKKKNENDENKKKVQEEEEELKKKKIIEEENNRNEELKKNGFYINNNSLEINIDLLKYKTKQNCPLLEYIGSLKNVSSPILMMKNNKNKSILTILTYNGNVYNYNISENALNYLKERRNEQIDMLTNIEYYLMKKGKIDNFMDTGKKDKYNKRKNVSNNMSEIRGSYYNENDIDQNIYNYDKQDDEEDEFSLCPLSICISYFTFSIKCFDFLFDDKTIICVGSNKDYFLSFINCKNGKQIIYDKKIKIQRPKNSMNINYTLIYDFNFIYVDKEKKQFNGNEGHFVYLGTTCGYLVFIFISEHFYNLVNDLLTNDNVKNNSLFYYDEYYNVNIGQDISQYVIGNVDDIYKIDKKELYTLFDDTEDYVNKKNTFFFDNSNENIFKNVPQNFFSYAFYISKNAKVNSIISVNTKSNKNIHVIIGLNDGRFINFLFQICPNISCVTIKNNYSVSNQNYIQNETHDKLTTQQNGINNQENNTYSLKENNNMSQIDKFITKSEKIIYDFTGLHQASTITKMNFYYQSFFQKYFIFINSNIKKINEMSDKHFYTTYIFDIYRKKIDILYQHLSYIIDSCISSSLYFCLEDNNTISVFSLLNNT, encoded by the coding sequence ATGACGAATAAGAAAAATGTTATTGAAACGACCAACTTAAAGcaaaattataatgatgataaaagCAACGTGTGGAAAGTACATGATTTAAAATATGAcgaaaaaatatataataagaataattttAAGAATGATTGTTTTTCctttttcaaaaatataaaaatagttGATAATGACAAAAGTGTATTAAGTAATATTTGTTGtacaaataattatttatttgttagtacttttaataaagtatatatattcaattttgataacattttaaatttaataagAGGAAATGCAAATCAAATCaataatcatattataaataatactacaatagataataaaaaaagtatgGATGAACAAGAAACAGAACAAATGGATagtatatatgtaaataatgACAATTCAGATGTTTTAAAATTGAAAGAcgtttataaaaaaaatactttttttaatgatGAAGAATCATCAAgtgatgatgatgaaaaaaatacacTATTTGAAATGAAcacattttataaattattaaagaaatgttataatgaaaatgtCGTTACACAAAATAGTATCAAGAAATTTTATTCGAACAACCAACAGAatgaaacaaaaaataataaagaagataataataaaaacatgAATATGCAAATTGGTAATAGTAGTAATAGTAGTAACCCTTTTggtaataaaaaaaataatgatgatagTGTTATcgaaataaataattataaatcAAAAACTGAAGAACTAGAAAGtaaaatagaaaaattaaaaaaggacttgaacaaaaaaaataataataataataataataataataaatataattataattataatagtcgtaatttaattcattttaataatcttaatattgatatatttaataatataggATTTAGAGaagaatatttatattatgacAATTATGTTGATTCTTCCtcaaataaaaagaaaaaaaatataaaggatgaagaaaaaaaaaaaaatgaaaacgatgaaaataaaaaaaaagttcaggaagaagaagaagaattaaagaagaaaaaaattatagaaGAAGAGAATAATAGAaatgaagaattaaaaaaaaatggattttatataaataataattccTTAGAAATCAATATAGATctattaaaatataagaCAAAGCAAAATTGTCCTTTATTAGAATATATAGGatcattaaaaaatgtttcCTCACCAATTTtaatgatgaaaaataataagaataaatCAATATTAACCATCCTAACATATAATGGAAatgtttataattataatatttctgAAAACGctttaaattatttaaaagaGAGAAGGAATGAACAAATAGATATGCTTACCAATAtagaatattatttaatgaaaaaaggaaaaattGATAATTTTATGGACACGGgaaaaaaagataaatataataaaaggaaaaatgttagtaataatatgtCAGAAATACGAGGAtcttattataatgaaaatgatatagatcaaaatatatataattatgacaaacaagatgatgaagaagaCGAATTCTCTTTATGTCCATTGTCTATATgtatttcttattttactttttcTATAAAATGTTTTGATTTTCTTTTTGATGATAAAACCATAATATGTGTTGGCTCAAATAAAGattattttctttcttttattaattgtaaaaatggaaaacaaattatatatgacaaaaaaataaaaattcaaaGGCCAAAAAACAGcatgaatataaattatacaTTAATCTATgattttaattttatatatgtagataaagaaaaaaaacaatttaATGGAAATGAAGGtcattttgtatatttagGAACAACATGTGGTTATTtagtttttatatttattagtGAACACTTTTATAATCTTGtaaatgatttattaacaaatgataatgtaaaaaacaattcattattttattatgatgaatattataatgttAATATAGGACAAGATATCTCTCAATATGTTATTGGAAATGTGGATgatatatacaaaattgataaaaaggaattatatacattatttgATGATACTGAAgattatgtaaataaaaaaaataccTTTTTCTTTGACAATtcaaatgaaaatatatttaaaaatgtaccacaaaatttcttttcttaTGCATTCTATATATCAAAGAACGCTAAAGTTAATTCAATAATAAGTGTAAATACaaaaagtaataaaaatatacatgTAATAATAGGCCTAAATGATGGAAGGTTTATTAACTTTCTTTTTCAAATATGTCCAAACATTTCATGTGTaacaattaaaaataattattccGTTTCAaatcaaaattatatacaaaatgaaaCTCATGATAAATTAACCACACAACAAAATGGTATTAACAATCAAGAAAATAACACTTACTcattaaaagaaaataataatatgtcACAAATAGATAAATTCATAACAAAAAGtgaaaaaattatctaTGATTTTACAGGTTTACATCAAGCATCAACaataacaaaaatgaaCTTTTACTATCAATcattttttcaaaaatattttatttttataaattctaatataaagaaaattaatGAAATGTCAGATAAACACTTTTATACtacttatatttttgatatatatagaaaaaaaattgatattttatatcaacacctttcatatattattgatTCTTGTATATCTTCTTCtctttatttttgtttagaagataataatacCATATctgttttttctttattaaataatacataa
- a CDS encoding hypothetical protein (conserved Plasmodium protein, unknown function), producing MEKTNIKDVAGEKNKEAVETPESDNSDRNVFETLKKLFLEEQENNKRKYEELSDHLDKMKIYFDEKINSLKNNTHENFEELKYYLDNLNKKNKDTLLESNSFQESMDAIQSDISKLKKDKEENTNLIKSSIKTYFDKIKSTLNLMNTHVEKMKEEFTNYKENNEIENRKKNIDILQLINEENETLSKSMEKSLNNINNDIKDVKEHITYFKEHVEKQIKDINNIMEINRKEIDERIEHIYMNQKKLMGDFYPYKKN from the exons atggagaaaacaaatataaagGATGTAGCAggggaaaaaaataaggaGGCTGTAGAAACACCAGAAAGTGAT aATTCAGATAGAAACGTTTTTGaaacattaaaaaaacTTTTTCTAGAAGAacaagaaaataataaaagaaagTATGAAGAGTTATCAGATCATCTAgataaaatgaaaatatattttgatgaaaaaattaattcaCTTAAGAATAATACGCATGAAAATTTTGAAGAgttaaaatattatttggacaacttaaataaaaaaaataaagacACTCTTTTAGAAAGTAATTCATTCCAAGAAAGTATGGATGCTATACAAAGTGATATATCcaaattaaaaaaggaTAAAGAGGAAAATACAAATCTTATAAAATCAAGCattaaaacatattttgacaaaataaaaagc acTTTAAACCTTATGAATACTCATGTAGAAAAGATGAAGGAAGAGTTTACtaattataaagaaaacAATGAAATAGAAAATAGAAAGAAGAACATTGATATTTTACAGCTgataaatgaagaaaatgaaacaCTAAGCAAGAGTATGGAAAAATCCCTAAataat ATAAACAATGATATTAAAGATGTTAAGGAACATATTACTTATTTTAAGGAACATGTAGAAAAGCAAATAAAAGACATAAACAACATAATGGAAATAAACAGAAAAGAAATCGATGAAAGAATTGagcatatatatatgaatcAAAAAAAACTCATGGGAGATTTTTATCcgtataaaaaaaattaa